A single region of the bacterium genome encodes:
- a CDS encoding 4-vinyl reductase — protein sequence MEKIVSKEEAKKFMEIPGEVKGLFLMTKADYIQKDQGEEGVKKLEQAMVDFDYPLKYKEIKSTSFYPLGLFMFHFTALHRLFGYDEKRFSEMGKAEAKNSSPLIRIFLSHFASLERLAQVVPKMWRDQFSIGSLKAVKIDKSGKQFIVRLNDFTGDPYMCSSLMGYFSGILSMVVGKAVSCEEVKCVHRGDSHHDFLLKW from the coding sequence ATGGAAAAAATAGTCTCTAAAGAAGAAGCAAAAAAATTTATGGAAATTCCCGGCGAGGTTAAGGGTCTTTTTCTTATGACCAAGGCCGATTACATCCAAAAAGACCAAGGCGAAGAGGGGGTAAAAAAACTTGAGCAAGCCATGGTTGACTTTGACTATCCCCTAAAATACAAGGAAATAAAATCAACGAGTTTCTACCCATTGGGATTATTTATGTTTCATTTTACCGCTCTTCATAGACTTTTTGGCTATGACGAGAAAAGATTTTCGGAAATGGGAAAAGCAGAAGCTAAAAATTCGTCACCCCTGATCAGAATATTTTTAAGCCATTTTGCTTCTTTAGAGCGCTTGGCTCAAGTAGTTCCGAAAATGTGGAGGGATCAGTTTTCGATCGGCAGCCTCAAAGCAGTAAAAATAGACAAGAGCGGAAAGCAGTTTATAGTTAGGCTAAATGATTTTACCGGCGACCCGTATATGTGCTCAAGCTTGATGGGATATTTTTCTGGCATACTCAGCATGGTGGTTGGCAAAGCTGTCAGTTGTGAAGAGGTAAAATGCGTCCACCGAGGAGATTCTCATCACGATTTTTTGTTAAAATGGTAA
- a CDS encoding ABC transporter ATP-binding protein, translating to MKSKKSNIIYPEVHITDVLFFLWQVARKHWISLFLTISGVVAASLFEVIIPIYYKHFFDILSSGQNKEIIASQLFRAIFVILILGAGAWTSWRIGSFANSHFEAKTMAGLRQQAYDYLTYHSYSFFINNFTGALVQRVGRYARAFERITDRIVWDLLSLLVRIVGITIITWTVKPALSILIIGWTILYLIINYFYSTWRLKYSLKMTEADSRTTAMLSDAIANQNNVDVFWRHKEESRRFKRVTEDQAKITLSNWNTDAGLDSIQAALIVLIEFFIFYFSIRYWQQGIVTLGVFVLIQLYIIGLGSRLWGFSRIIRDFYESYADAKEMVEIIKLPHEIKDTPLAKPLDISSSEIIFKDVSFSFNKTRQVLKKINLKINPGEKVAIIGPSGAGKTTLIRLMLRFYDLTSGKITINGQKIHHVTLESLRGNISLVPQDPLLFHRTIMENIGYGKPSATNKEIIEAARLAHCDEFVEYLPNKYETYVGDRGIKLSGGERQRVAIARAILKNSPILILDEATSSLDSHSEGLIQNALDVLMKGKTVIVIAHRLSTIRKMNRIVVIKNGSVFEEGTHEDLIKKDGSLYAKLWNIQAGGFLPKN from the coding sequence ATGAAATCTAAAAAATCTAACATAATCTATCCGGAAGTACATATTACAGATGTATTGTTTTTCTTGTGGCAAGTAGCGCGCAAACATTGGATTTCATTATTTTTGACTATATCCGGAGTGGTTGCCGCCAGCCTCTTTGAGGTTATCATCCCAATTTATTATAAACACTTCTTTGACATCCTCTCTTCGGGGCAAAACAAAGAGATTATCGCTTCTCAACTTTTTCGTGCCATTTTCGTTATTTTAATTCTGGGTGCTGGCGCTTGGACGTCTTGGCGCATCGGCTCGTTTGCCAACAGTCATTTTGAGGCAAAAACAATGGCCGGGCTAAGGCAGCAAGCTTATGATTATCTGACATACCACTCATACAGTTTTTTCATTAATAATTTTACAGGGGCTTTAGTCCAACGAGTCGGGCGTTACGCCCGAGCCTTCGAGCGCATTACCGACCGTATCGTTTGGGATCTTTTATCTCTTCTGGTTCGCATTGTTGGAATTACCATTATTACCTGGACGGTTAAACCAGCTCTCTCTATCTTAATTATCGGCTGGACAATCTTGTATTTAATCATAAATTATTTTTATTCAACCTGGAGATTGAAATACAGCCTTAAAATGACGGAGGCAGATTCACGGACAACGGCCATGCTTTCTGACGCCATCGCCAATCAAAACAATGTCGATGTTTTCTGGCGTCACAAAGAAGAATCCCGCCGGTTTAAAAGAGTGACGGAGGATCAGGCAAAAATAACTCTTTCAAATTGGAATACTGATGCCGGGCTTGATTCCATTCAAGCGGCGCTCATTGTCTTGATAGAATTCTTTATCTTTTATTTTTCTATTCGTTATTGGCAGCAAGGCATAGTAACGCTGGGCGTCTTCGTCCTCATCCAATTATATATTATCGGGCTTGGTTCTAGATTATGGGGCTTTAGCCGTATTATCCGCGATTTTTACGAAAGTTATGCTGACGCAAAAGAAATGGTGGAGATCATAAAACTCCCGCATGAAATTAAGGATACGCCGCTCGCGAAACCTCTCGACATCTCTTCGAGCGAGATAATCTTCAAAGACGTCAGTTTTTCTTTCAATAAGACCCGACAGGTGCTGAAGAAAATAAATCTAAAAATCAACCCGGGCGAGAAAGTGGCCATCATCGGTCCTTCGGGAGCCGGGAAGACAACGCTCATCAGATTGATGCTGCGTTTTTACGATTTAACCAGCGGCAAAATCACCATCAACGGACAGAAGATCCATCATGTGACATTAGAAAGCCTAAGGGGAAATATAAGCCTGGTGCCGCAAGATCCTTTGCTTTTTCATCGCACTATTATGGAAAATATAGGATATGGCAAGCCGTCGGCGACAAACAAAGAAATTATTGAAGCCGCGCGCCTGGCCCACTGCGATGAGTTTGTCGAATACCTGCCCAATAAATACGAAACTTATGTGGGCGATCGGGGGATTAAGCTCTCCGGCGGAGAACGACAGCGCGTGGCTATCGCCCGCGCCATTCTTAAAAATTCTCCGATATTGATTTTAGACGAAGCGACCTCTAGTTTGGATTCTCATTCGGAAGGTTTAATTCAAAACGCCCTTGATGTTCTCATGAAGGGTAAAACGGTTATCGTTATTGCTCACCGCTTGTCGACGATCAGAAAAATGAACAGAATTGTGGTTATAAAAAACGGTTCGGTTTTCGAAGAAGGCACTCACGAAGATCTGATCAAAAAAGATGGCAGCCTCTACGCCAAGCTTTGGAATATTCAAGCGGGCGGCTTTCTTCCCAAAAACTGA
- a CDS encoding nucleotidyltransferase family protein gives MRKRELKTVMEAKDVLDTVRLLEAKNIDVWLDGGWAVDALLGKQTRSHSDLDIVVQRKDVPKLRGLLEERGYKDVERDDTSAWNFVLGNDKGRQVDVHAIAFDKKGNGLYGPKEKGMMYPAASLAGSGIIRGYAVKCVSAEYSVKSHTGYKLKKDDFKDVYALHKRFGTALPSEYNKSNKNIWKK, from the coding sequence ATGCGAAAAAGAGAGTTAAAAACGGTAATGGAGGCAAAAGATGTCCTTGATACCGTAAGACTGCTGGAGGCTAAAAATATTGATGTCTGGCTCGACGGCGGCTGGGCCGTTGATGCTCTTTTGGGCAAGCAGACGCGCTCCCACAGTGATTTGGATATAGTCGTTCAGCGCAAAGACGTGCCAAAACTGCGTGGCCTGCTTGAAGAGCGCGGCTACAAAGACGTGGAAAGAGACGATACCAGCGCCTGGAACTTTGTCTTGGGCAACGATAAAGGACGCCAAGTAGATGTACACGCGATTGCTTTTGACAAAAAGGGCAACGGACTCTACGGGCCTAAAGAAAAAGGGATGATGTATCCGGCGGCCTCGCTTGCCGGATCGGGCATAATTCGAGGGTATGCCGTAAAATGCGTTTCGGCAGAGTATTCAGTTAAATCCCATACCGGTTATAAGCTTAAAAAGGATGATTTCAAGGACGTCTACGCCTTGCACAAGCGTTTTGGAACAGCCTTGCCAAGCGAATATAATAAATCTAACAAAAACATATGGAAAAAATAG
- a CDS encoding DUF1097 domain-containing protein, producing MRFVQLLPTAVAIALTAAVYVLIAQYFQVSALWLPFISWALYFIAGGKPSELPKEIAGLTNGMIFGYLTLIAVLPISNLTGETLAMPVAVFFAALFILLLEPIKLFSMTPAYFLSYTSYFAYFFGGFGGEKATSFNIIPMFWILLMVGLGLGFFTAELRKKILPRI from the coding sequence ATGAGATTTGTCCAGCTTTTGCCAACGGCCGTCGCGATTGCCCTAACAGCCGCTGTTTATGTTTTAATCGCTCAATATTTTCAAGTCAGCGCCCTCTGGCTCCCATTCATCAGCTGGGCATTATATTTTATCGCTGGCGGGAAACCATCTGAACTGCCCAAAGAAATAGCCGGGCTTACAAACGGAATGATCTTCGGCTATTTAACGCTGATTGCCGTTCTCCCCATCTCTAATTTAACCGGGGAAACCCTGGCGATGCCTGTGGCGGTATTTTTTGCGGCTCTATTTATCCTATTGCTGGAACCGATCAAACTGTTTAGCATGACGCCCGCCTATTTCCTCTCTTATACGAGCTATTTTGCTTATTTTTTCGGCGGGTTCGGAGGAGAGAAAGCGACTTCGTTTAACATCATACCCATGTTTTGGATATTATTGATGGTTGGCCTTGGATTGGGATTTTTTACCGCCGAATTAAGAAAAAAGATTTTACCTCGTATCTAA